The following DNA comes from Deltaproteobacteria bacterium.
ACCCGTATCCCCGTTTTTTGTAAAATTCTCAGTGCGGAATCACGACCGGCACCGGGACCTTTGACATAAACAACCACTTGTTTGATGCCATGTTCCATGGCTTTGCGAACGGCATCTTCCGCCGCAAGCTGAGCCGCAAAAGGAGTTCCCTTTCGGGCTCCTTTAAAACCTTTGGCTCCACCGGAAGACCATGAAAGAGTATTCCCCTGCTGGTCGGTCACGGTCACAATCGTGTTATTAAAACTCGATTGGATATGAACAACTCCCACGGGAATATGTTTTCTGACCTTCTTTTTTCCTTTTTTAAGCGGCTTTGTTGGAGCCGTTGTTGCTTGTTGCTGTGATGTTTTTTCAGCCATTTCTTAACCCTTTCTTACACTATTTCGGCCCTGGGGCCTGTTTTTTGCCTGCAATTGCGATACGCTGTTTCCCCTTACGGGTTCTCGCGTTGGTGTGGGTTCTTTGTCCATGCACCGGCAAATTGCGAATATGTCTCAAACCTTTATAAGTACCCAAATCTTTCAAGCGTTTAATATTCCCGGCAATATCGCGGCGCAAATCCCCTTCCACTTGATAATTTGCTTCGATAATTTCACGAATTTGAGCGGCTTGTGCTTCTGTCAATGTTTCAGAACGCACTGTCTCTTCGATCTTGGCTTCTGCCAAAATCTTTTTGGCGGTGGTTAAACCGACTCCATAAATGTAACACAACCCATACAAAATGGGTTTGCGTCCGGGTACG
Coding sequences within:
- the rpsM gene encoding 30S ribosomal protein S13 produces the protein MPRIAGVDVPGRKPILYGLCYIYGVGLTTAKKILAEAKIEETVRSETLTEAQAAQIREIIEANYQVEGDLRRDIAGNIKRLKDLGTYKGLRHIRNLPVHGQRTHTNARTRKGKQRIAIAGKKQAPGPK
- the rpsK gene encoding 30S ribosomal protein S11, encoding MAEKTSQQQATTAPTKPLKKGKKKVRKHIPVGVVHIQSSFNNTIVTVTDQQGNTLSWSSGGAKGFKGARKGTPFAAQLAAEDAVRKAMEHGIKQVVVYVKGPGAGRDSALRILQKTGIRVTAIRDVTSIPHNGCRPPKKRRV